In a genomic window of Deinococcus aquiradiocola:
- a CDS encoding YchJ family protein, translated as MSVAALCPCGSGRRYAACCGTVHSGARPARTAEILMRSRYSAYVLRLEAYLLHTWHPATRPERLDLQDDPARWLGLTVRSTRAGGPQDDTGEVSFTARYRVDGESFRLDEDSRFVRLDGSWVYLDGEGGTGAR; from the coding sequence GTGAGCGTGGCGGCCTTGTGCCCGTGCGGGTCGGGTCGGCGGTACGCGGCGTGCTGCGGCACGGTCCACAGCGGCGCGCGGCCCGCCCGCACGGCCGAGATCCTGATGCGCAGCCGTTACAGCGCGTACGTGCTGCGGCTGGAAGCGTACCTGCTGCACACCTGGCATCCAGCCACGCGCCCCGAACGGCTGGACCTGCAGGACGACCCGGCGCGCTGGCTGGGCCTCACGGTGCGCTCCACCCGCGCGGGCGGCCCGCAGGACGACACGGGCGAGGTGAGCTTCACGGCCCGCTACAGGGTGGACGGCGAGTCGTTCCGTCTGGACGAGGACAGCCGCTTCGTGCGGCTGGACGGGTCATGGGTGTACCTGGACGGTGAGGGCGGCACCGGCGCACGCTGA
- a CDS encoding vWA domain-containing protein: MTGKPVGPGPEPAEFGALLSGARLRLRGRSAFFATLLLHTDVQPSSEVALAATDGDRVYLNPVAAARLAPSELDGVLLHEVLHAALSHVGRRGPREKKRWNRAADLIVNGMVAQAGLPLAEDAPRDDHLETLSVEEVYATLEHQQQDEDQEDGDGDGDLLDGPPSDVPPRQGQRRPGETERRWKGTLEQARASQSMTGRGSDPLGLHRELARLAPARLDWKSQLWRFLARTPVDFGGFDRRFVGRGLYLEALDDESLQALIAVDTSGSVDEAAVQALVAEVQGILGAYPHVRADLYYADTEAYGPYPLTAGSDIPPPQGGGGTDFRPVFAKVADHEPDLLVYLTDGFGDFPDVPPRVPTLWVVPPGGLEDAGFPFGEVLRLEEG; encoded by the coding sequence GTGACGGGCAAACCGGTGGGGCCGGGGCCGGAACCGGCGGAGTTCGGGGCGCTGCTGTCGGGCGCGCGGCTGCGGCTGCGGGGGCGCAGTGCGTTCTTCGCGACGCTGCTGCTGCACACGGACGTGCAGCCGTCGTCGGAGGTGGCGCTCGCCGCGACGGACGGGGACCGTGTGTACCTGAATCCGGTCGCGGCGGCGAGGCTCGCGCCGTCCGAGCTGGACGGCGTGCTGCTGCACGAGGTGCTGCACGCGGCGCTGTCGCACGTGGGTCGGCGCGGGCCGCGCGAGAAGAAACGCTGGAACCGCGCGGCGGACCTGATCGTGAACGGCATGGTGGCGCAGGCGGGCCTGCCGCTCGCGGAGGACGCGCCGCGCGACGATCACCTCGAGACGCTCAGCGTGGAGGAGGTGTACGCGACGCTGGAGCACCAGCAGCAGGACGAGGACCAGGAGGACGGGGACGGGGACGGCGACCTGCTGGACGGCCCGCCGTCCGACGTGCCGCCCCGGCAGGGACAGCGCAGGCCCGGCGAGACGGAGCGCCGCTGGAAGGGCACGCTGGAGCAGGCGCGGGCCTCGCAGAGCATGACCGGCAGGGGCAGCGACCCGCTCGGGCTGCACCGCGAACTGGCGCGCCTCGCCCCGGCCCGCCTCGACTGGAAGAGTCAGCTGTGGCGGTTCCTGGCGCGCACCCCGGTGGATTTCGGGGGCTTCGACCGGCGCTTCGTGGGGCGCGGCCTGTACCTCGAAGCGCTCGACGACGAGAGCCTGCAGGCCCTGATCGCGGTGGACACGTCCGGCAGCGTGGACGAGGCGGCCGTGCAGGCGCTCGTGGCGGAGGTGCAGGGCATCCTGGGCGCGTACCCGCACGTCCGCGCGGACCTGTACTACGCGGACACGGAGGCGTACGGCCCGTACCCGCTGACGGCAGGGTCGGACATCCCGCCGCCGCAGGGTGGGGGCGGCACGGATTTCCGTCCGGTGTTCGCGAAGGTCGCGGATCACGAGCCGGACCTGCTGGTGTACCTCACGGACGGCTTCGGGGACTTCCCGGACGTGCCGCCGCGCGTGCCGACGCTGTGGGTGGTGCCGCCCGGCGGCCTGGAGGACGCGGGCTTCCCGTTCGGTGAGGTGCTGCGCCTGGAGGAAGGCTGA
- a CDS encoding AAA family ATPase, with the protein MSLTPSELARYLTALVTAELPLSTMIWGPPGVGKSSVVAQVAAAHGLEFVDVRLSQLAPTDLRGLPVAQETSGGQGVSRWYPPEFLPTGGRGILFLDEVNMAPPTMQGMAQQLILDRRVGSYELPDGWFVWAAGNRKEDRASVFDMPAPLANRFLHLTVRADFEAFRGYALGRGLHEHVLAFLTFRPELLHRLDTAQPAWPSPRAWEMAARLHRARLDVSPAIGEAAGAEFAAFVRLYEQLPDLEEVLAGRVDGLRLPQEPSVRYAAVVGLAARAQDAQQGFHAFSWLAGQANAEWLQLFVATLVSKFQSLGQLGELVTLMDRDPRLAELVQGAADLAEG; encoded by the coding sequence TTGTCGCTCACCCCTTCCGAACTGGCCCGTTACCTCACGGCTCTCGTCACGGCGGAACTGCCGCTCAGCACCATGATCTGGGGGCCGCCCGGCGTCGGCAAATCGAGCGTGGTGGCGCAGGTCGCGGCCGCGCACGGCCTGGAGTTCGTGGACGTGCGCCTCTCGCAGCTCGCGCCGACGGACCTGCGGGGCCTGCCGGTCGCGCAGGAGACGTCGGGCGGGCAGGGCGTGAGCCGCTGGTACCCGCCGGAGTTCCTGCCGACGGGCGGGCGCGGCATCCTGTTCCTGGACGAGGTGAACATGGCGCCGCCCACCATGCAGGGCATGGCGCAGCAGCTGATCCTGGACCGCCGCGTGGGCAGTTACGAGCTGCCGGACGGGTGGTTCGTGTGGGCGGCCGGGAACCGCAAGGAGGACCGCGCGAGCGTGTTCGACATGCCTGCCCCGCTCGCGAACCGCTTCCTGCACCTGACGGTCCGGGCGGATTTCGAGGCGTTCAGGGGGTACGCGCTGGGGCGTGGCCTGCACGAGCACGTGCTGGCGTTCCTGACGTTCCGGCCGGAGCTGCTGCACCGGCTCGACACGGCGCAGCCCGCGTGGCCCAGCCCGCGCGCGTGGGAGATGGCGGCGCGCCTGCACCGCGCGCGGCTGGACGTGTCGCCCGCCATCGGGGAGGCGGCGGGCGCGGAGTTCGCGGCGTTCGTGCGGCTGTACGAGCAGCTGCCCGACCTGGAGGAGGTGCTGGCCGGGCGGGTGGACGGGCTGCGGTTGCCGCAGGAGCCGAGCGTGCGGTACGCGGCGGTGGTGGGGCTGGCGGCGCGCGCGCAGGACGCGCAGCAGGGCTTTCATGCCTTCTCGTGGCTGGCGGGGCAGGCGAACGCGGAGTGGTTGCAGCTGTTCGTGGCGACGCTGGTGAGCAAGTTCCAGAGCCTCGGTCAGCTGGGCGAACTGGTGACCCTGATGGACCGCGATCCGCGTCTCGCGGAGCTGGTGCAGGGCGCGGCCGACCTGGCCGAAGGTTGA
- a CDS encoding peptide chain release factor 3, whose translation MTTHNVGPNGTGSEQTRLEHEIARRRTFAIISHPDAGKTTITEKLLLYGGAIQQAGSVTAHAGTAHTKSDWMSIEQQRGISISSSALTFEFLGRHINLLDTPGHQDFSEDTYRTLTAADSALMVLDAARGVQAQTEKLFAVCRNRGIPILTFVNKLDRPAQDIFELLEQVESTLGITAIPLTWPIGDGPDFRGVYDLVAKQVLLFERVARGKSRAPVSVKSVDDPELGALVGVALHQKLQEDVALIEGAMPPFDHAAFLAGELTPVFFGSAMNNFGIEHFLSTFVDLAPAPGSVRTTQGVRPPEAGFTGFIFKLQANMSRNHRDRTAYMRVASGHFERGMDVTLTRTGRKLRLSQAHTLFAQDREKVEDAYPGDIVGLVNPGVFRIGDVVSVDARVQLPDFPRFTPEVFATMSLRDVTKRKAFHKGLEQLTEEGVVQVFYPTDGARDPYLGAVGPLQFEVFQARLQEEYGVDIEMHVTSYSLVRWLAGDASQVARFARSVEDDQGRPVMLFRSNFDLQYTQDQHPEIEFLPLPKDLTVVD comes from the coding sequence ATGACCACCCACAACGTAGGCCCCAACGGAACGGGCAGCGAACAGACCCGCCTCGAACACGAGATCGCGCGCCGCCGCACCTTCGCCATCATCTCCCACCCCGACGCCGGCAAGACCACCATCACCGAGAAACTCCTCCTGTACGGCGGCGCCATCCAGCAGGCCGGCAGCGTCACCGCGCACGCCGGCACCGCCCACACCAAGAGCGACTGGATGAGCATCGAACAGCAGCGCGGCATCAGCATCTCCAGCAGCGCCCTCACCTTCGAGTTCCTCGGACGGCACATCAACCTCCTCGACACGCCCGGCCACCAGGACTTCAGCGAGGACACGTACCGCACCCTCACCGCCGCCGACAGCGCCCTCATGGTCCTTGACGCCGCCAGGGGCGTGCAGGCCCAGACCGAGAAGCTGTTCGCCGTGTGCCGCAACCGCGGCATCCCCATCCTGACCTTCGTGAACAAACTCGACCGGCCCGCGCAGGACATCTTTGAACTGCTCGAACAGGTCGAAAGCACCCTCGGCATCACCGCCATCCCGCTCACGTGGCCCATCGGGGACGGCCCGGACTTCCGCGGCGTGTACGACCTCGTCGCCAAACAGGTCCTGCTGTTCGAACGCGTCGCCAGAGGCAAATCCCGCGCGCCCGTCAGCGTCAAGAGCGTCGACGACCCCGAACTCGGCGCGCTCGTCGGCGTGGCCCTCCACCAGAAACTGCAGGAGGACGTCGCCCTCATCGAAGGCGCCATGCCGCCCTTCGACCACGCCGCGTTCCTGGCAGGCGAACTGACCCCCGTGTTCTTCGGCTCCGCCATGAACAACTTCGGGATCGAGCACTTCCTCAGCACCTTCGTGGACCTCGCCCCCGCCCCCGGCAGCGTCCGCACCACCCAGGGCGTCCGCCCGCCCGAAGCGGGCTTCACCGGCTTCATCTTCAAACTGCAGGCCAACATGAGCCGCAACCACCGCGACCGCACCGCGTACATGCGCGTCGCCAGCGGCCACTTCGAACGCGGCATGGACGTCACCCTCACCCGCACCGGCCGCAAACTGCGCCTCTCCCAGGCCCACACCCTCTTCGCGCAGGACCGCGAGAAGGTCGAGGACGCGTACCCCGGCGACATCGTCGGCCTCGTCAACCCCGGCGTGTTCCGCATCGGCGACGTCGTCAGCGTGGACGCCAGAGTGCAGCTCCCGGACTTCCCGCGCTTCACGCCCGAAGTGTTCGCCACCATGAGCCTGCGCGACGTCACCAAACGCAAGGCCTTCCACAAGGGCCTCGAACAGCTCACCGAGGAAGGCGTCGTCCAAGTCTTCTACCCCACCGACGGCGCACGCGACCCGTACCTCGGCGCGGTCGGCCCCCTCCAGTTCGAGGTGTTCCAGGCCCGACTGCAGGAAGAGTACGGCGTGGACATCGAAATGCACGTCACGTCCTACTCCCTGGTCCGCTGGCTCGCCGGAGACGCCTCCCAGGTCGCCCGTTTCGCCCGCAGCGTCGAGGACGACCAGGGCCGCCCCGTCATGCTGTTCAGGAGCAACTTCGACCTGCAGTACACCCAGGACCAGCACCCCGAGATCGAGTTCCTGCCACTGCCCAAGGACCTGACCGTCGTCGACTGA
- a CDS encoding gamma carbonic anhydrase family protein, with translation MPLYALLSDSPLPGSPATDSPSLTQPDLVPHVHTSAFVAPSADLIGRVSVARNASVWFGAVLRGDTEAVTVGEGSNVQDGAVLHADPGFPCTLHAGVTVGHRAIVHGATCGAGSLVGMGAVMLNGSRLGTGAVLGAGALLPEGREVPDGMLAVGVPARVKGPAGAGGHAERYVQNARRFRTELTPVQDGPGPHPAPGSDTEAT, from the coding sequence ATGCCGCTGTACGCGCTCCTTTCAGACTCCCCGCTCCCAGGCTCTCCGGCGACCGACTCCCCCAGCCTCACGCAACCGGATCTCGTGCCTCACGTTCACACGTCGGCGTTCGTCGCGCCGAGCGCCGACCTGATCGGCCGCGTGAGCGTGGCGCGGAACGCGAGCGTGTGGTTCGGCGCGGTCCTGCGCGGCGACACGGAAGCCGTCACGGTCGGCGAGGGCAGCAACGTGCAGGACGGCGCGGTCCTGCACGCCGACCCCGGCTTCCCGTGCACGCTGCACGCGGGCGTCACGGTCGGCCACCGCGCCATCGTGCACGGCGCGACGTGCGGGGCAGGCAGCCTGGTCGGCATGGGCGCCGTCATGCTGAACGGATCACGGCTCGGGACGGGCGCCGTCCTCGGCGCGGGCGCCCTGCTCCCCGAGGGCCGCGAGGTGCCGGACGGCATGCTCGCGGTGGGCGTGCCCGCCCGCGTGAAGGGTCCCGCCGGAGCGGGCGGGCACGCCGAACGGTACGTGCAGAACGCCCGCCGCTTCCGCACCGAACTGACCCCCGTCCAGGACGGCCCCGGACCGCATCCCGCACCCGGCAGCGACACGGAGGCGACGTGA
- a CDS encoding NUDIX hydrolase has translation MQRKDPAAPHVTVPGAGGVVFGPDGHVLLVRYRSGAWAFPKGHVEAGESDEQTAVREVQEEGGVHAQIVGALPDTSYTNDRGERRVIHWFAMSTDASAPVLEDTFAEGGFFAPVEAVRMLSYAEDRNLLREAQSLLLSLHDAR, from the coding sequence ATGCAGAGGAAGGACCCCGCCGCGCCCCACGTCACCGTTCCCGGAGCCGGGGGGGTGGTGTTCGGCCCGGACGGACACGTGCTGCTCGTCCGGTACCGCAGCGGCGCATGGGCCTTCCCGAAAGGACACGTGGAGGCGGGCGAGAGTGACGAGCAGACGGCCGTGCGCGAGGTGCAGGAGGAGGGCGGCGTGCACGCGCAGATCGTGGGCGCGCTGCCGGACACGTCGTACACGAACGACCGGGGCGAGCGGCGCGTCATCCACTGGTTCGCCATGAGCACCGACGCGAGCGCCCCCGTGCTGGAGGACACCTTCGCGGAAGGGGGGTTCTTCGCGCCCGTGGAGGCCGTGCGGATGTTAAGCTACGCTGAAGACCGTAACCTGCTCCGCGAGGCCCAGTCCCTGCTGCTGTCCCTGCACGACGCCCGTTGA
- a CDS encoding YjgN family protein: MTDASPPTPTPADVPAPISLHKPGDPPTRELGRVPATPPTPEVRTLQVEFSGDAREYFRIWIVNVALSVVTLGLYSPWARVRTRQYFYGHTRLEGHPFEYTAQPLALLRSFLIVAALFVVYTLSQQLPKFQWVSFVMIALFGLAYPWLVYRSLRFNAANTVYRGLNFRFHGTPGAAYVAYLFIMLTLPFTGGLTYPLARWMQHRYILQGLAYGTTRARWNKDVGPVYVAYLKGVGVAIGVGVLAVLAVLLLVWTLGSGLNGDLSDLLDVVLLEVLSTGSYVAVALGFGALYLGYILLVLGVGQYLHAAVLRYSLDGLYFGETLRLHTTFRPSRLAWIHVTNTLAQLFTLGLLTPWAVVRRTRYLLDGVQVQTIADLDHFSADSTPTESALGEAAHEFFNFDLGF, from the coding sequence ATGACCGACGCGTCGCCGCCCACCCCCACCCCCGCAGACGTGCCCGCGCCGATCAGCCTGCACAAGCCCGGCGACCCGCCCACCCGCGAGCTGGGCCGCGTGCCCGCCACGCCGCCCACGCCCGAGGTGCGGACGCTGCAGGTGGAATTCAGCGGCGACGCCCGCGAGTACTTCCGCATCTGGATCGTGAACGTCGCCCTGAGCGTCGTCACGCTCGGCCTCTACAGCCCCTGGGCACGCGTCCGGACCCGCCAGTACTTCTACGGCCACACCCGCCTGGAAGGGCACCCCTTCGAGTACACCGCGCAGCCGCTCGCGCTGCTCCGCAGCTTCCTGATCGTCGCCGCGCTGTTCGTGGTGTACACCCTGTCGCAGCAGCTCCCGAAATTCCAGTGGGTCAGCTTCGTGATGATCGCCCTGTTCGGCCTCGCGTACCCGTGGCTGGTGTACCGCTCGCTGCGCTTCAACGCCGCGAACACCGTGTACCGCGGCCTGAACTTCCGTTTTCACGGCACGCCCGGCGCCGCGTACGTCGCGTACCTGTTCATCATGCTGACCCTGCCGTTCACGGGCGGCCTCACGTACCCCCTCGCCCGCTGGATGCAGCACCGGTACATCCTGCAGGGCCTCGCGTACGGCACCACCCGCGCCCGCTGGAACAAGGACGTGGGACCGGTGTACGTCGCGTACCTCAAGGGGGTCGGCGTGGCGATCGGCGTGGGCGTCCTCGCCGTGCTGGCCGTCTTGCTGCTGGTCTGGACGCTCGGTTCTGGCCTGAACGGCGACCTGTCCGACCTTCTGGATGTGGTGTTGCTCGAAGTCCTGTCCACCGGGAGTTACGTCGCCGTCGCCTTGGGGTTCGGCGCACTGTACCTGGGGTACATCCTGCTCGTGCTCGGGGTGGGGCAGTACCTGCACGCGGCCGTGCTGCGCTACAGCCTCGACGGCCTGTACTTCGGGGAGACGCTGCGGCTGCACACCACCTTCCGACCCTCGCGCCTCGCGTGGATTCACGTCACGAACACCCTCGCGCAGCTGTTCACGCTGGGCCTCCTCACGCCCTGGGCCGTCGTGCGCCGCACCCGGTACCTGCTGGACGGCGTGCAGGTGCAGACCATCGCGGACCTCGACCACTTCAGCGCCGACTCCACCCCCACCGAGAGCGCCCTCGGGGAAGCGGCGCACGAGTTCTTCAACTTCGACCTGGGCTTCTGA
- a CDS encoding M48 family metallopeptidase yields the protein MTTPPAPQPPVPPTFQARYFDGLTSRERVASVHATLTHLHVQSDGLEVSFALNDVTIEPPLSGHRRVLKLPGRARLETDDDAAVSALERQLRRNTGLSLVRRLEARPLVALASLVFMLLFLAGFVRYGLPALASGAASVTPLAVLSTLDAETVNAIDARYLKPTHLSTARQKALTREFAAMAKEQGGPYTYRLLFRDGGDLVGANAFALPGGTVFMTDQLVSLARDDRELLGVLAHELGHVRHRHAMRQIYQSVGLTLAFSVVAGDVTSAASVAAAVPALLLTSGYSREAETQADDDAGRWLMQRYGATTPLQDILRRLIEQDDDRPTSGVLDLLASHPGEQQRLAHLRAIQKNWKTTAP from the coding sequence ATGACCACCCCACCCGCCCCGCAGCCCCCCGTCCCGCCGACCTTCCAGGCGCGGTACTTCGACGGCCTCACGTCCCGGGAGCGCGTGGCGAGCGTGCACGCCACCCTCACGCACCTGCACGTCCAGTCGGACGGCCTGGAGGTGAGCTTCGCGCTGAACGACGTGACCATCGAGCCGCCCCTGTCCGGGCACCGCCGTGTCCTGAAACTCCCCGGCCGCGCCCGCCTGGAGACGGACGACGACGCGGCCGTCAGCGCCCTCGAACGCCAGCTGCGCCGCAACACCGGCCTGAGCCTCGTGCGCCGCCTCGAAGCGCGGCCACTCGTGGCCCTCGCGTCGCTGGTGTTCATGCTGCTGTTCCTTGCGGGCTTCGTCCGCTACGGCCTGCCCGCCCTCGCGAGCGGCGCGGCCAGCGTCACGCCGCTCGCGGTCCTCTCGACCCTCGACGCGGAAACCGTGAACGCCATCGACGCCCGCTACCTGAAGCCCACGCACCTCTCCACGGCGCGCCAGAAGGCCCTCACGCGCGAGTTCGCGGCGATGGCGAAGGAGCAGGGCGGCCCGTACACGTACCGCCTCCTGTTCCGGGACGGCGGGGACCTCGTCGGCGCGAACGCCTTCGCGCTGCCGGGCGGCACGGTCTTCATGACGGACCAGCTCGTGAGCCTCGCGCGTGATGACCGCGAACTGCTCGGCGTGCTCGCGCACGAACTCGGGCACGTCCGGCACCGGCACGCCATGCGGCAGATCTACCAGAGTGTCGGCCTCACGCTCGCCTTCTCGGTCGTGGCGGGCGACGTCACGAGTGCCGCGTCCGTCGCGGCCGCCGTCCCCGCCCTGCTCCTCACGAGCGGGTACTCCCGCGAGGCGGAAACGCAGGCGGACGACGACGCGGGCCGCTGGCTGATGCAGCGCTACGGCGCGACCACGCCCCTGCAGGACATCCTGCGCCGCCTGATCGAGCAGGACGACGACCGGCCGACCTCCGGCGTCCTCGACCTGCTCGCCAGCCACCCCGGAGAGCAGCAGCGCCTCGCGCACCTGCGCGCCATCCAGAAGAACTGGAAGACCACCGCACCCTGA
- a CDS encoding trans-sulfuration enzyme family protein yields MTEARRDALTTLAARAGELATPSVTAPLVEAIYQSTVYAFPDLDALEAGMAGQADAYFYYRNATPNGTTLERAVAALEGTEAAACAASGMAAISAALLSVLGAGDHVVTDERVYGVTYALLRDELPRFGIEVSFVDALDLDAVRDAMRPNTRVLHVESLTNPLMTVADVPALAEIAHAHGALLSVDNTFASPAVFRPAEHGADLVTHSLSKYLSGHSTAFGGVVAGRADLVAAARLKLVRLGGTVSAFDAWMTMQGLKTLGLRMRAHSGNAQAIADVLQNHPRVKRVYHPGLESHPQFQLADRLYPDGFGGMLSLEVEDAAQFVKRLAGRIPLAPSLADVVSTLSHPWSTSHRALSEDDRRRLGITPGLLRFSVGIEDISDLLEDLERALE; encoded by the coding sequence ATGACCGAAGCGCGCCGCGATGCCCTGACCACCCTAGCCGCCCGAGCCGGAGAACTCGCCACGCCGAGCGTCACCGCGCCCCTCGTGGAGGCCATCTACCAGTCCACCGTGTACGCCTTCCCCGACCTGGACGCGCTGGAGGCCGGCATGGCCGGGCAGGCGGACGCGTACTTCTACTACCGCAACGCCACCCCGAACGGCACGACGCTGGAGCGCGCCGTGGCCGCCCTGGAAGGCACCGAGGCCGCCGCGTGCGCCGCGAGCGGCATGGCGGCCATCAGCGCGGCCCTGCTGAGCGTGCTCGGCGCGGGCGACCACGTCGTCACGGACGAACGCGTGTACGGCGTGACGTACGCCCTGCTGCGCGACGAACTCCCCAGGTTCGGCATCGAGGTGAGCTTCGTGGACGCCCTCGACCTGGACGCCGTGCGGGACGCCATGCGCCCGAACACGCGCGTCCTGCACGTCGAGAGCCTCACCAACCCGCTCATGACGGTCGCGGACGTGCCCGCCCTCGCGGAGATCGCGCACGCGCACGGCGCGCTGCTCAGCGTGGACAACACCTTCGCGTCCCCGGCCGTCTTCCGCCCGGCGGAGCACGGCGCGGACCTCGTCACGCACTCCCTCAGCAAGTACCTGAGCGGGCACAGCACCGCCTTCGGCGGGGTCGTCGCGGGCCGCGCGGACCTCGTCGCGGCCGCCCGCCTGAAACTCGTGCGGCTGGGCGGCACGGTCAGCGCCTTCGACGCGTGGATGACCATGCAGGGCCTCAAGACGCTGGGCCTGCGCATGCGGGCGCACAGCGGGAACGCGCAGGCCATCGCGGACGTGCTGCAGAACCACCCGCGCGTGAAACGCGTGTATCACCCGGGCCTGGAAAGCCACCCGCAGTTCCAGCTGGCGGACCGCCTGTACCCGGACGGGTTCGGCGGCATGCTGAGCCTGGAGGTCGAGGACGCCGCGCAGTTCGTGAAGCGCCTCGCGGGCCGCATTCCGCTCGCGCCGAGCCTCGCGGACGTGGTCAGCACCCTGTCTCACCCGTGGAGCACCAGTCACCGCGCCCTGAGCGAGGACGACCGCCGCCGCCTGGGCATCACGCCCGGCCTGCTGCGCTTCTCGGTCGGCATCGAGGACATCTCCGACCTGCTGGAGGACCTGGAACGCGCCCTGGAATGA
- a CDS encoding GNAT family N-acetyltransferase, producing MSSFRIRAAIPADLPSLVTLFNVASPDHPTSLELQQHRERHRRPDLHFRRVVAVQDGPWGQEDGGILGVATSAAQEWSGDVGRLVVAVTVHPERRGQGIARALYDDLIGGLPGGTRHLMSVVREDRTDALTFAARRGFQEVAREQDVALDLKDLRNDGRDEAFRRAAAGGYVLGTFAQHAARVGADRAWEDLYALDLDASRDVPLAPGDSLNHPPLARYRETQEGRPDFDPDLVFVAERDGTLAALSELHPSPTPDRMGTGFTGVGREHRGHRLAWALKYLALEEAARRGVARVTTTNASDNLPMRRINEGLGFRPLPAHLTLHATLP from the coding sequence ATGTCTTCATTCAGGATTCGTGCGGCGATCCCGGCCGACCTTCCGTCCCTGGTGACGCTGTTCAACGTGGCGTCGCCGGATCACCCGACGTCGCTGGAGCTGCAGCAGCACCGGGAGCGGCACCGCCGTCCGGACCTGCACTTCCGGCGCGTGGTGGCCGTCCAGGACGGGCCGTGGGGGCAGGAGGACGGCGGGATTCTGGGCGTGGCCACGAGTGCCGCGCAGGAGTGGTCCGGTGACGTGGGGCGGCTGGTGGTGGCCGTCACGGTCCACCCGGAGCGGCGCGGGCAGGGCATTGCCCGCGCCCTGTACGACGACCTGATCGGCGGCCTGCCCGGCGGGACGCGGCACCTGATGAGCGTGGTGCGCGAGGACCGCACGGACGCGCTGACCTTCGCGGCACGGCGCGGCTTTCAGGAGGTGGCGCGCGAACAGGACGTGGCGCTCGACCTGAAGGACCTGCGCAACGACGGGCGGGACGAGGCGTTCCGGCGGGCCGCGGCGGGCGGGTACGTGCTGGGGACCTTCGCGCAGCACGCCGCCCGGGTCGGGGCGGACCGCGCGTGGGAGGACCTGTACGCGCTGGACCTCGACGCGAGCCGCGACGTGCCGCTCGCGCCGGGCGACTCGCTGAACCACCCGCCGCTCGCCCGGTACCGCGAGACGCAGGAGGGCCGCCCGGACTTCGACCCGGACCTCGTCTTCGTGGCGGAGCGGGACGGGACGCTGGCCGCCCTGTCCGAACTGCACCCCTCCCCCACCCCGGACCGCATGGGGACCGGCTTCACGGGCGTGGGCCGCGAGCACCGGGGACACCGGCTCGCGTGGGCCCTGAAGTACCTCGCGCTCGAAGAGGCCGCGCGGCGAGGCGTGGCGCGCGTCACGACGACCAACGCCTCGGACAACCTCCCCATGCGGCGCATCAACGAGGGGCTCGGGTTCCGGCCGCTGCCCGCGCACCTCACGCTGCACGCCACGCTGCCCTGA
- a CDS encoding putative quinol monooxygenase: MSDTAVNVQAMIVPKPEFVQDVEREMLAMVQASRQEEGCLKYDLLKEEAEGGVRYHVQERYRDMTAVQAHRDSEHYKAYRAKAGDWFAAAPVVVVLKDVDVRQA; encoded by the coding sequence ATGAGCGACACCGCAGTCAACGTGCAGGCCATGATCGTCCCCAAGCCCGAGTTCGTGCAGGACGTGGAGCGTGAGATGCTCGCGATGGTGCAGGCGAGCCGTCAGGAGGAAGGCTGCCTGAAGTACGACCTCCTTAAGGAAGAAGCGGAGGGCGGCGTGCGCTACCACGTGCAGGAGCGTTACCGTGACATGACGGCCGTGCAGGCGCACCGCGACAGCGAGCACTACAAGGCGTACCGCGCGAAGGCCGGCGACTGGTTCGCGGCCGCGCCGGTCGTGGTCGTCCTGAAGGACGTGGACGTGCGCCAGGCCTGA